From a single Anas acuta chromosome 30, bAnaAcu1.1, whole genome shotgun sequence genomic region:
- the LOC137846121 gene encoding uncharacterized protein isoform X2, with protein MLGQVSWARLSLSGPAVLLLALCAGVTTQDICSSPGLKEHGGNHQTPVLYLNASSAQEGETVLVQCTIDEQFPATRVFFCKNGQEEFSLKAQHGNINYSLVLTITSRSAGTYTCGYQKKNEKNWVKNSALSAPRTLSVPGSSAGETTQDIHSSPGMVLAVAAVGLVLLAAGSWFVIKKGACRGRCPRQQHIDSPQMEDTSNGEVQYSTIAHVRRNRPPPMQQMSDTTTYATVTRTQTR; from the exons ATGCTGGGGCAGGTGTCATGGGCAAGGCTGTCTCTTTCTGGCCCtgccgtcctgctgctggcactct gtgctggagtgaccacccaggacatctgcagctctccaggacTGAAGGAGCATGGAG GTAACCACCAGACTCCAGTCCTGTACCTGAACGCTTCCAGTGCCCAAGAAGGGGAAACAGTTTTGGTTCAATGTACCATTGATGAGCAGTTTCCTGCTACACGTGTGTTTTTCTGCAAGAATGGGCAGGAGGAGTTCAGCCTGAAAGCCCAGCATGGGAACATCAACTACTCTCTGGTCCTGACCATCACCTCGAGAAGTGCTGGGACATACACATGTGGGTATCAgaagaagaatgagaaaaactGGGTGAAGAACTCTGCTCTCAGTGCTCCCCGGACCCTTTCTGTGCCAG GTTCAAGTGCTGGTGAGACCACCCAGGACATCCACagctccccag GCATGGTGCTGGCAGTGGCAGCCGTTGGCCTCGTCCttctggctgcaggcagctggtttgTCATCAAGAAAG gtgcgtgcagagggagatgcccaag gcagcagcacattgACAGCCCACAGATGGAAGACACCAGCAACGGAGAAGTCCAGT ACTCCACCATCGCCCACGTTCGACGGAACAGG CCTCCTCCCATGCAGCAGATGAGCGACACCACAACGTATGCCACGGTGACCCGCACCCAGACCCGATAG
- the LOC137846121 gene encoding uncharacterized protein isoform X1: MLGQVSWARLSLSGPAVLLLALCAGVTTQDICSSPGLKEHGGNHQTPVLYLNASSAQEGETVLVQCTIDEQFPATRVFFCKNGQEEFSLKAQHGNINYSLVLTITSRSAGTYTCGYQKKNEKNWVKNSALSAPRTLSVPGSSAGETTQDIHSSPAPHAQIPHTLPIGMVLAVAAVGLVLLAAGSWFVIKKGACRGRCPRQQHIDSPQMEDTSNGEVQYSTIAHVRRNRPPPMQQMSDTTTYATVTRTQTR, encoded by the exons ATGCTGGGGCAGGTGTCATGGGCAAGGCTGTCTCTTTCTGGCCCtgccgtcctgctgctggcactct gtgctggagtgaccacccaggacatctgcagctctccaggacTGAAGGAGCATGGAG GTAACCACCAGACTCCAGTCCTGTACCTGAACGCTTCCAGTGCCCAAGAAGGGGAAACAGTTTTGGTTCAATGTACCATTGATGAGCAGTTTCCTGCTACACGTGTGTTTTTCTGCAAGAATGGGCAGGAGGAGTTCAGCCTGAAAGCCCAGCATGGGAACATCAACTACTCTCTGGTCCTGACCATCACCTCGAGAAGTGCTGGGACATACACATGTGGGTATCAgaagaagaatgagaaaaactGGGTGAAGAACTCTGCTCTCAGTGCTCCCCGGACCCTTTCTGTGCCAG GTTCAAGTGCTGGTGAGACCACCCAGGACATCCACagctccccag CTCCACATGCCCAGATCCCGCACACCCTCCCCATAGGCATGGTGCTGGCAGTGGCAGCCGTTGGCCTCGTCCttctggctgcaggcagctggtttgTCATCAAGAAAG gtgcgtgcagagggagatgcccaag gcagcagcacattgACAGCCCACAGATGGAAGACACCAGCAACGGAGAAGTCCAGT ACTCCACCATCGCCCACGTTCGACGGAACAGG CCTCCTCCCATGCAGCAGATGAGCGACACCACAACGTATGCCACGGTGACCCGCACCCAGACCCGATAG